One part of the Oceanidesulfovibrio indonesiensis genome encodes these proteins:
- a CDS encoding acyltransferase family protein: MAKISEYPPPLGDRRITALDIARLFGMVLVYYGHAIEQVMYLGNETAAMQYKFIYSFHMPFFFLVAGYVAKPEKLELKAPAFFKRLAASRLVPYFFFSLVFLGLSLVIPGTFVLSDLTSLQGYMAGIARTLLGIPVYNIPMWFLASLVSVEVLHYLVGRHLRTDASIIVAALGFYIFGYYLNLDFQFIQFDKIFQWNYWFIHQAPVGYAFYLVGVLLRRGGAFYENTRPKESGKRSWRILAGAVACLAVVWLTYNLNSGPFRYFDAVVFMLSGHGNVFWFPFTALAGSMMLLLFARASGENRILAFLGRNVLILFILNGVFYHFINMHFAAWVTENLPANPLVLTLSTAVFTVGCLAACLPLVWLLNKFIPQMVGRPQLSGPLLPRLI, from the coding sequence ATGGCCAAAATATCAGAATATCCACCACCGCTCGGGGACCGGCGCATCACCGCTCTGGATATAGCACGCCTCTTCGGCATGGTGCTGGTGTATTACGGCCATGCCATCGAGCAGGTCATGTATCTTGGCAACGAAACAGCCGCCATGCAATACAAGTTCATCTATTCGTTCCACATGCCGTTCTTTTTCCTGGTAGCCGGGTATGTGGCCAAGCCGGAGAAGCTGGAACTGAAAGCGCCGGCCTTCTTCAAACGTCTCGCCGCCTCGCGGCTCGTACCATACTTCTTCTTCAGCCTCGTTTTCCTGGGACTGAGCCTGGTGATCCCCGGGACCTTCGTGCTTTCGGATCTCACATCCCTGCAAGGATACATGGCTGGAATTGCGCGCACGCTGCTGGGCATTCCGGTCTACAACATCCCCATGTGGTTCCTGGCCAGCCTGGTTTCCGTGGAGGTGCTGCATTACCTTGTGGGGCGGCATCTGCGCACGGACGCCAGCATCATCGTCGCCGCCCTGGGGTTCTATATCTTCGGCTACTATCTCAATCTGGATTTCCAGTTCATTCAGTTCGACAAGATATTCCAGTGGAATTACTGGTTCATCCACCAGGCGCCAGTGGGCTATGCATTCTACCTGGTGGGCGTTCTGCTGCGCCGCGGCGGCGCGTTTTACGAGAACACACGGCCGAAAGAGTCCGGGAAGCGGTCGTGGAGGATTCTGGCCGGTGCGGTAGCATGCCTCGCCGTGGTCTGGCTCACGTACAACCTGAACTCGGGACCGTTCCGCTACTTCGACGCAGTGGTCTTCATGCTTTCGGGCCACGGCAACGTGTTCTGGTTCCCGTTCACGGCGCTGGCTGGCTCCATGATGCTGTTGCTCTTCGCCAGAGCTTCGGGTGAAAACCGCATTCTGGCGTTCCTGGGCCGGAACGTGCTGATACTGTTCATTCTGAACGGCGTGTTCTACCATTTCATCAACATGCACTTCGCGGCGTGGGTCACAGAAAATCTGCCGGCGAATCCGCTGGTCCTCACGCTGTCCACCGCTGTTTTCACTGTGGGCTGCCTTGCGGCATGCCTGCCTCTGGTCTGGTTATTGAACAAATTCATACCGCAGATGGTGGGGCGGCCTCAGTTGTCCGGTCCATTGCTGCCCCGTCTGATCTGA